Genomic segment of Glandiceps talaboti chromosome 17, keGlaTala1.1, whole genome shotgun sequence:
acagacactgatagcgcacactcacataaaatgttacatgttatctcaCTGTCGAAGACagatgaacatttttgtttgtatctTCATTGTCTCTCATCTGACAGtggtgttgatttgtgttcacagttaGATTATTTATATGCTTGCGCACTATCAGTGTATGCTTTGTTTTACATAATTTGTGACAAAAAAACTGCGATGTTTATCAAACATCATGCTGCTGAATTGAAACTCTAAAGTCACTTTGGTTTTGTAGTAAGTCATATGATTTGAACAATATTTAGCTATCCTGTCTTTATTCATGTCATAGACGTTTAACCTTTGACACACATTCTCGCTTAATCTATTATAATGTCAGCCTGTCTCCCATAAGAGGAACGACTGTTTTAGCATGTGTATCACTACGTACCCAGTCGTCAACGagtatgaaaataatatgtggTGGTTGTTTCTTCGCACACACATTCTTGAAGTGGTACACCAATGTCAAACACAACAGTAGACGTGCAATATTCTTCATCTTCACATTTCACGTTGTAAAGaataacagaagaaaaaaaatatactggGTTGGAATGCACAACTTCCTACCGGTATATTTGTGTCCACCGTCTATATATAACTGCTTGCGTGTGATCCAATAACAATACACCTAATTAAATCACACTATAGCTAGATTTCCATTTATTTACGATTGCCCAATACACGCTTATCTAACATACTGcatttattgataaaatgataatattcGTGTcttaatattatatagtataaaCTCAGGCTTCTAAGTTTCAGATCTAAAACATTTATGCCTGTTGGTTCATGTCTAGTCGTAAATACTGACTAAGCAAGAAACGTTTACATAATaagtgggtgggtgtgtgtccGTGCAAGTGACATACTTTAAACTAAAGCTTAAATACAAATTATGCATATATTTTATTGCTTGTACAATTGTttcttatatttgtatttcaaaccATCCCAAACAAATCCCATCATGTTGCATGTTTGTCTTCAGTGCAAGTCATGACATGGTGTATGATCGCAATATATGCGGGTAATAAATTCAAATACTGCTGGTCAGGCCATTGCAACCACGTGGTTCTAGCCTCATCTccagttttttttaaacaccGCATTCATTTCCCTCGTCGACACGTCGAGAGGTATTATTACTCATACCATTTCCATGCCGTTTAACTCAAAATGTCGTCATCAGTAGATGTCAACATTTCCGTGGTGTGCAAAATTGACTTATGACGTCAAATGCGCGTGTATGTGTTTCACAGATACGAATCGAAGCAGACGAATATGGTGTCATTGGCTACATTTGGAGTGAACGCCATTAATGAATCTCCACCTAAATATTTGTGCACAGTTCTGCAGAACGAGGAACTTGACACCCATAAGTCAGAAATGTACCTGGAAAGCACAAATTATTCATTGAAGGGGCATATTTTTTGTAGATTGCGGTGTTGTTTTGGGAAGGCAACATCATACCTCCGTTTTTCTAAAGCTTGTGATTGTGGGTCACCcctagctctggaaatatgttCTACGAAAACTGAAGAGTTTAATCTCAGAGTGCGTGTTTTCAGAGCTAGCTAGGTAACTCGACCGTTTGCTATTTCCCAAGGACTGAGGTGTTGTTGTGTCGTATTGTCCCTCGATGTAACCAGTCAACATGTGTACGTAATGTACGTTACTTATTACAGCGAGTACAAATGAGTAGAGGAATTTCCTTCACCTGAACTACTTCTAAATTTCTGATATGTTGCTACACCAGCAATTTCTCAGCTaaccacaagagggcgcaccAGATTTAGAAACGTGAGTGGGGCTAAATTTGTGTCATGGCCACTGGTTGCATGAGGAAGCAGTGAATTAAATGTGTGAAATCACTTTGAATATCCATAAGAGTATTACAGTAATGGATAGACATGTTTAGATTCCTGGTAGTCTCTAACAAAATAGTATTGTGGGAACAACATAGAGTGTCTGCTAACTCAGTGTCTGCTGTTTTTCTGCAACAATACTGCACTAATGTGGCCCTCACTTCCTGTCAACAAATGGCTTGTGAACATCACTCATAGTCACCAAACCATGAAAGCCGTACTTATTTGATTATTGACAGCAGAATAAGAGGAAATACCACGCAGTGCATTTAATAGTGTACTACCACGGCtaactttgtggtgatgacttgatgGTATATCATTATAACACTTCGCCCTACGCAAATCACATTGGTCATACCATGGTATTATAACAATACTATGATAAATTGTTTGCCTTATTAGGATATTGCGTGGCATGTTTTGGACTAGacagtgtgtacatttgtaacaaTAGTGACTATAAGACTCGATACTATTATATCAACGATTTACATTAAATGAAGTACCTATCAAAACATGGTTACTTGATTGATACAAAACTAACCACTATCATCAAACAGAGTGCATGTTTTAATGCAATGCCACTATAGAGAAGaaacaacatttcaatataGGTTCTCGTGACCAATGTCTCCAGTCTATAAGGCTGTAACGTCATTAATTTTGTCCAAAGTTTAGAAGTATTTTCCATATTTGCGGATATCCTCTTCAGATGATGTATTAACCCATGGTGTCCATGCCCCATTGTGTTTGTATGGATATGCTGCTGGATTAAATTCTGGGAACATAGGTGGTACAGCAGTAGAATTATATTCTTGTAACCTTGACAACAAAATGTGGAGGATATCTATGAAATGGAATCAGgataattaattatgaaaatcggtattaatataatttgaagatatttcaaaAAATCAATGTAGCTTTTAAGCCATATCTACATATTTACAAGACTtcatcaaatttacatattaaaactaCTATCCCAGATGGATACTTATCAactaaatgtacatattaacaAACATTCTCGAATCTATGCTTAGATGATTACATAGTACTTTCtcaaatgcatacatacagaaaaatatatacatattaacaAGTCTCACCTGGATGCTTAgctacatttacatattaaccaCACTCTCACCTGGATACTTATCAgctaaatttacatattcacaTGGATCTCTTTTAACGTCAAATAAACATGGCTTCTCTGCAGGCTTACAATTCTCTGAAGCATTTTCAGGTTTAGGTCCACAATTGACAATCAGTGAAGATTTCTTTTTTCTACTTTCTATGTGGTTATCTGATGAATGAAACAATGTTGGGATTTTGAATCATGTTTCTGTCTGAGCtgaataatttcaaattcacaGAAGTAGAAGATCTATCATATACAGTGGAGAAGCTTGGTAATGTGGATGGCATACAAGTGCATTTTTTCCTATTTATATTATGCATTAATTCTTtacttaaaataaaatgacactcCATCACTACACTATAAGCCAGTAGTATCGCTTATTCAAattccatacatattttattctgATGTCATATCTTACGCAAATGTATCGGATTTGCCATCGTATTGCGTCATAGCTGACACTGACGTCACAATAATACAAATGAAATTGCTTTGCTTGAATCCATGAACTTTGTACCAACATCATATTACGAGTTTGATGAATAAAGGaagatcagtccaactacaCCATATGATGTAATAGTTGACGCCAgaatgaaggaaaaaaatacatttttataatcCATGGGTTTGTATTAATAATCGCATTGCGTTATGTGATGTCAAAGAATTATCTTACCTTGTTTGAATCCATCAGGTTTGTACCAACCATCAAACTGTCCTTGTAcacattcaccaatcacaatCTTGTAGTTTCCCACTCTTAATGCTGATGTATTGGACATTGGATCAATATTTAGCAGGATTTCAGTTCTCGGAGAGGGAGTTCCActtacaacaaaataatgaaaatgataatgaaatctTAAGTAGCAAGATTATGTGGCATATCAACGAAACCATCGGCATATATACAGGTGCACTCAAAATATACCAATATCTTGAATATGCAAGTAACCATGTCTAACAACTTATTGTTTAGCGATGCCTAGtataaaccatacatgtacatgcaaccAATTAGCTACTAGTATCTAGCAAcagaaatttacatgatatACGAAAGATACTGCTCCAACGGAACCCTGATGCTATGCAAATATGCAATATTCAAGGAGGTCGGAACTTTGGGTAAGAATTTATAGTGATCTCGATACAATGCATTGTTGTCATTATGTTTTATCATAACTTTGCAGAGGAATGTCATAGTTTAGGATATACGACTCCCCATTAACACATTTTCTCACCGAGATAGGGTGTCCCATTGATCAAATCCATCGATTACAGAGGGTAGATCCCCGACATCGCCACCAGCTGCGTGATAAATTGTTGGCAACCAATCAGATACATGCATCATTTCTGACGTCACTCGCCCTGGCTTGTCTAACAAGGGGCTATGTACAAATCCATTACCACGAACACCGCCTTCCCATAGTGTCTCCTTGCAGCCTCTTAGTGGCCAGTTCGATGCAGAATTCAAATCATAAGGGTATACCGGTCCCCCGTTGTCTGTGGTTACAATTATTATGGAGTTATTATACATACCATTGACTTTCAGAGCTTGCACCAAATACCCAATGGAGTCATCAACTGCTGCTATCATACCTAGAAGTtgtgtaaataatgtaaaaatcGATCGAATGCTCCGAAAATTGTGCTATTTCTCGTGGAGTGTCATGTGATTATTAGCTCTTTGGATAATATAATCAAGGGGTTCTCTGATTACACTATTGAGTCACAGCTGTATATGTTAGTGTTATGAGTCACAGACCTAAATTATATCTATTCAGGATATCttggtaaattttcatcatgaactctaaattgaagtcaaaaagcatttaaactttgtacatagagtgacattccgttgcgtaacaacataggtcttcgACATCTCAATATCGCTATTTcggaattgtttgtaccaggtacgattgaactgtcaacgtATAGGTTAGCAAGTCCGTAAATTGTTACAAGCTGTCAACAAATTGATCAACTATAAATAGTCCCtttcataataataatgtccATGTAAACTCTATTTTCTACATCCTGCCTCGACACAATAATGGTTATAAGTACGTGGGTTACATCAAATTCTGCGTACGGTTTTTAGCCTCAGACGTCACAATTCGTTTGTCATTCCTACCTGCAAGTAACTTTCtcctctgtgtgtgtatatttggaAATCTATCGGTATACGTAGTAGGAACTTGCAAAGGATAGTAACGGTTGGCGGTATGGAGCGCTACTTGGGCAAAGTACAAAAACAATGGCtgcaaataaaatcaaaattgttcaaccttatttctttgtttttgtttgtttaaagaACTGTtggatattttattttgtagataTGTTTGGATGCCTCCCTCCATGCGCCTGCGTACCATTACGTTGTACTATTATAGTATGACCACAAGTTGAATATTCCCGTATCATGTGACCCGTACATAGCTACTATTGCGTTGACGGGTGTAAGTGTGGTATATACTgcaatatgtatgatttattaatCATTAAACCTTCTATACCAAACAAGTTACTATACAGAAGACCTAACAAATTATACTTTCAAATATGAATAGTTCAAATCTGTTATACTCGGATTGTTATATGTTCTACCCAGCTGAACAATAATTGTGTAATGTTATGTTCAATTATCATCACTTAATATGTAGTTGCATTATTGTGTCTCTCAAATCTGTACGTTAACACGTCAATATATTGACAAACGTATGCAATGTTCACATGACTATGCATAAATAAAGTACAAACTTTTGTTGAGTTGGTGTGATTATTGATGATATTAAGGACCTCTCGTGTGTACATCTCTGTGCCATACTGGCCATACGtattgtaatctaatttacCATTTCTTCGGAGGTCATATCCCCAGAGTTTGCcctatcaaaataaacaaacaaacaaacgaacaaacatacaaacacacaaatcaataaaccaaaaaataaacaatgcaaACAAATAGATAAGTTGGATCTCATCAtataacattgttttctttccccacTCGTCAAAGTGTCACTTTACATTTCAGCCGTTATTGTAATATTAAGATGAGTGCGCAAGTAAGTTTATGAAATTTATCAGGGgttcaccattttgttttcaaggaaatcgttAATCGTTAAGGAATCGTTAATCGTCAAACTGTTATTTTTCCATAGCGTTAACACAGTTTTTGtctgccatattggattctacaaattttaatattttgacttttgttTAAAAAGTTTGTGCGGTGACCCCCAGATTGTTTATTGGTTGAATAGGTTGGCGAAATTTTGAACAAAGAAGTAGCGACGTATCGTTTAGAGAGTTTAGCTTCAAGGCGCATGCTACATtaaaacaaccaaccaaccaacaaacaaacaaacaaaaataactttcgtggaaaaatataatttttatgatttttggtatttttttgtaatatgtaacatatttcaattttgtattcaGACTACGATCAAAGAAGGAATGAATGGGTGACAAAACATATGAAGAAATTGTAATGACGCAATTGAACTATAAATACCAACCTCCTCGGCAAGTCTATCGTAGAAATCTTGATGTCCAGTATAGAAACCAAAGTGACTTTCAAAGCCTCGGCGTGTTGGTGTGTGTTCTTCTGTAAAGAATCCTAAATGCCACTGTCAAGGTTAGGAAGTTATCGAAGTAAGCAACTGTCATCAATACATGATATTAGCGCGTAtcataaacataattttaattGCTCTAAAAGCAGATTTCGTCAGTGAAATATTAACAACTAGATAGCAACTAGTATCAacattaattatgttaattgATTTGTGAAAGCATCTATCATCAAgataatgaaaattacaaattggCAGAATCTGAATTACTTGGGAAAGAAGCTGTTGTGATTAACATAATTCAAATATGCAACTTACATTAAGGCAGTAGCtatcattaatatatataatgctaATCATTGGGATAGCAGCTCTCACCATAATATCAAGTATATGTggaacacatgtacagtttgcATCACCATAATGCATTACTTGGAAAATAACTACTTTTAACATAATGCCAATTACTAACATATTCCTATTATATGGAGGCAGGAGGTACAAGCTTGTCACATTAGCATGATAATAACTACTATTATACAAACGTATATACTCAAACCATTGAGTCATCTACACATACCTTTCCTACCATGTGTGTTGTATATCCTAATCGTTGTAAATATTGCGGCATTATTGTTTCATTCAGTCGCAAACCTGCTGCCTGTGAAGACCATATCACTTCGTGTTGTAGGCCTTAAACATAAGTTGACagaaaacattgaaatgacacgagaagaaaaataaatatcaaagcGAAAAAAAAGAAGCAAGATGAAAGATGACCAGGAAATAGTGGAACATGAAAGAAAAACGTACTGAAGAAAGGCAAAGGAGAGAAAGTAACACACGTGAGTGCTGAAATGAGTGATGTAATGAGGTTGAAAATATCCGACATgtttatatgtttatctgataTTCATTAATTGTATTAGTTATTAGAATTTGTTTCTGTAATTTTATAACAACATATATGAACATGCACATGGAAGATAGCTAGTATAGTTATGTGCTGtaataattaaacaaaattcacTATTATATTGGCTCAATCCTTTGCTGGAGGACATACGTAGTTCACTTACCTAGATGTATTTGATTTCGTCCAGTCATCAAGGCAGCTCTGGTTGGAGTACAGATTGGTTGGACATACGTAGTTCACTTACCTAGATGTATTGGATATCGTCCAGTCATCAAGGCAGCTCTAGTCGGTGAACACAACGGTTGTACATAATAGTTGTTTAGTATAACGCCACTATGTGCCAACTGATCAATGTTTGGTGTAGGTATCTGATCAGATCCATGGAAACTGACGTCATCCCATCCCTggatacacacaaaaaatgaaaactataaatAAGCAAGTACaagaattattcaaatgaaactCCGTATTTATATGTTAGCTacgttatcattaatgtatacCAAATATATGAATTCGAAGCTTGCTTTCATAAGCTATTGGCTGATTACAGAAGAAAGACACTTTATATATGCAGCGACAGGATAACTTGTAACACGTAAAATTTGTTATCATCCATGCAAGTAGAAATGTACCACTGCTTTCAGTCCATGTCACATTACTTCCAAGAATTCATTCCTTAAACTTGAACAAAACTTCTTTTTCCTTAAATAGTCCCAATCTAATGTATACAATACAAACCCAATCATCGATTACAATCAGGATCACGTGTGGTGGTTGAGTTTGCTTATTGGTTGATGTTGCACCCAGCGTAAGAATTGCCATGGTGACTAAAAATGACAGAAACGAACTGGTATGCGTATTCATAGTAGACAACTGCAGCTCTGCGAGAGaggttaatatatatatgattgtgAAAATAACGAAGCATCAAGATCTATGTCGATCATGTGTCCCACACACTACGAAAACCTTATTAAAATGGTTTTCGAAGTATTttaataagtggtttatttacccaatcgtataaaattttaaaagagagaagggtaaatggggagtcaagaaatagcttacagctattctagcctgatcc
This window contains:
- the LOC144448122 gene encoding arylsulfatase I-like, whose protein sequence is MAILTLGATSTNKQTQPPHVILIVIDDWGWDDVSFHGSDQIPTPNIDQLAHSGVILNNYYVQPLCSPTRAALMTGRYPIHLGLQHEVIWSSQAAGLRLNETIMPQYLQRLGYTTHMVGKWHLGFFTEEHTPTRRGFESHFGFYTGHQDFYDRLAEEGKLWGYDLRRNGKLDYNTYGQYGTEMYTREVLNIINNHTNSTKPLFLYFAQVALHTANRYYPLQVPTTYTDRFPNIHTQRRKLLAGMIAAVDDSIGYLVQALKVNGMYNNSIIIVTTDNGGPVYPYDLNSASNWPLRGCKETLWEGGVRGNGFVHSPLLDKPGRVTSEMMHVSDWLPTIYHAAGGDVGDLPSVIDGFDQWDTLSRGTPSPRTEILLNIDPMSNTSALRVGNYKIVIGECVQGQFDGWYKPDGFKQDNHIESRKKKSSLIVNCGPKPENASENCKPAEKPCLFDVKRDPCEYVNLADKYPDILHILLSRLQEYNSTAVPPMFPEFNPAAYPYKHNGAWTPWVNTSSEEDIRKYGKYF